The following are encoded together in the Neomonachus schauinslandi chromosome 15, ASM220157v2, whole genome shotgun sequence genome:
- the PPY gene encoding LOW QUALITY PROTEIN: pancreatic prohormone (The sequence of the model RefSeq protein was modified relative to this genomic sequence to represent the inferred CDS: deleted 1 base in 1 codon), which yields MPAARHFLSLLLLPTCVALWLPPPRGAQGGPLEPVYPGDNATPEQLAQYAAELRRYINMLTRPRYGKRDREETRDILEWGSPRAAAPRELSPMDL from the exons ATGCCCGCCGCCCGccacttcctctccctgctgctcctgcCCACCTGCGTGGCTCTGTGGCTGCCGCCGCCGCGG GGGGCCCAGGGGGGCCCCCTGGAGCCAGTGTACCCGGGGGACAATGCCACACCAGAGCAGCTGGCCCAGTATGCGGCTGAGCTCCGCAGATACATCAACATGCTGACCAGGCCCAG gtacgggaagagagacagagaagaaacgCGGGACATCCTGGAGTGGGGCTCCCCCCGCGCTGCTGCCCCCAG GGAGCTCAGCCCGATGGACTTGTAA